Genomic window (Streptomyces yatensis):
GTGTCGACGATGTCGCGGCCCAGCTCGCCCTTGTAGACGGCGCCGACGCCCTTCTTGGCCAGCAGCGCGTACGTACGGGCGAGGTCGGGGTTGCGGAAGGTCGAGCCGACCTTCGGGAGCTCGCCGCCGGGCAGGAAGAGCTTGGCGGTGGCCGGGAAGTCCTTGAAGCGGGCCTGGTTGTCGGCGGTCTGCTGCCGGAAGGTGCTGTCGACGGTGAATCCGTCGCGGGCCAGCCGCTCGGCAGGCCTGAGCACCTGCCCCAGCGAGCGGGTGCCCCAGTCCTTCAGGGCGTCGTTCCAGGTGGCGGGGGTGCCGGGGGTGCCGACGCTCAGCCCGCTGGTGACGGCGTCGGCGAACGGCAGCGGTTTGCCGTCCTTGCCGAGGAAGAGCTTCTGGTCCGCGCTGCGGGGCGCGGTCTCGCGGCCGTCGAGCGTGGAGACCTTGTGCCGCTTGGCGTCGTAGTAGACGAAGTAACCACCGCCGCCGACACCGGCCGAGTACGGCTCGGTGACCCCGAGCGCGGCGGCGGTCGCCACCGCCGCGTCCACCGCGTTGCCCCCGTGCCGCAGCACGTCGATCCCGGCCGCCGAGGCGTCGGCGTCCACGCTGGAGACCGCGCCGCCGTAGCCGACGGCCACGGGCGTCTTGGCGGGAGCCGGTTTCGCGGTGCCGTCCTGTTCCTGCCCGGCGGCACCGGCCGGGACGACGCCCAGCACGGCGACCATTCCGGCCGCGGCCGCCAGCGCGGGCAGTCGGCGCCGGACGGCCGCCGCGGCGGAGGCGCGCGTGGTGGACGTGGTTGACGATGCGGCTGGTCGTACGGCGTGCCCCATCCGTGACCTCCAAGCGAAACGACAGGGAGCGGAGCCTACCCGCGAGCCTCATGCCCACGACAGGGGTAGATCGCCGATCCGTCCCGCCATCCGTACATGTGTCCGTTCCCGCGTTCGTTCACCCGTACGCTCGAACGCGTACCCGATCGGCCGCTACGATGCGCGGCCATGACAGACACCCTGCAGGACCTGATCGCCTCCGCGGCGGCCCTGATCGTGGGCCTGGCCGCCGGCTGGGCCGTGCACTCGGCGTTCGGGCGCCGCAAGCGCGCCCGCGAGCAGCGCTTCTTCGGTCTGCCGGACGGTTCGGAGTGCGTGCTGGTCACCCATCGGGACAGCACCTCGGCCCACTGGAGCATCCCCCGCCATGACGCGCTCGCGCTGCTCGGTCTCGCGTCGATCGTGGAGAACTGCGGAGCGCATACCGAGGTCGCCCCGCATGACACGGGGCTGCAGGGCTTCGGCGCGCGCACCGAGTTCTGCGTCGGCGATCCGACCGCGCACCGCAGGCTCGCCGCCCATATGACCAATCTACTGCCGGGCGTCACCGCGCACCCGGGGGACGACTCCGGCACGGACCGGGGGATGTTCACCATCGCCGGTACGCACTACCGCCCGGAGCCGGGCACGGTCGAGTATGTGCTGCTGGCCCGGCTGACGGCGGGCGACGAGAGCCGGCCGGTCTTCCTGGCGGCAGGTCAGCGTCCGGTCACCCATCGCGCCGCCGTCCGCCACCTCGTCCGCAACCGCGCCAAGCTGGCCCGTAAGTACGGCGCCCAGGGCTCCTTCTGCCTGCTGCTGAAGGTGGTCAACTCCCAGGCGTACGGCCCGGATCTGGTGGAACTGGTCGCGGATGTGACCAAGCCGGCGACCACCTCGGCGGGCCCCCGCGCCGCCGCGAAGGCGGCCGCGAAGGACGACTGAGCCGGCCCGGAGCCACCGGCTCAGCCGCGGACCCGGCCGAACAGGCGCGCCCCGCCCATCAGGCACAGCGCCGCCAGGGCCAGGGTGACGGCCGCCCCGACGGCGACCGTGGTGTTGGCGTAGTGCCCCAGGAAGACCTGGCGCACCGCGTCGACCGTGTAGCGGAACGGCACCGCGCGCGAGGCGCCCTGCAGCCATCCGGGCGCCAGGGTCATCGGCAGCAGCAGGCCGGAGAGCAGCATCAGCGGCATGGCCGCCGTGTTGGCGATGGCGGCGAACTCCGGGGCTGTGCGGACGTTCATGGCCAGCCCGTAGGAGAGCGCGGACAGGGCCGCCGCGAGCACGGCCACGAACAGCAGGCCGAGCAGCACACCGGGGAGCGGGGCGCGCAGCCCGAAGGCCAGGCCGAGCAGCACCAGCAGCACCGACTGGGCCACCAGCTGGACGACATCGCGCAGGGTGCGGCCGAGCAGCAGCGCCAGCGGGCTGACCGGGGTGACCCGCATCCGGTCCAGAACGCCGAAGTTGCGGTCCATCAGCAGTCCGAGTCCGACGTACGACCCGCCGAGCAGGGCGAGCTGGACGAGCACACCGGGGACCAGCGTCTGCCAGGACGATCCGCTGACGCCCATGTCGAGTCCGGTCAGCAGCGGGCCGAAGAGGGCGAGCAGGAGCAGTGGCTGCAGCATCCCGAAGAAGAGATTGGTCTTCGAGCGAAGCGTCGAGCGCAGACAGCGGCCGAAGACGATGCCGGTATGGGCGAGAAGAGTCATGAGAGGGCCTTGGGTGGTCGGGTACGGCGTCGGATTGCTCGGAGGGCTCAGGGGCTCAGAGGGATCAGGGGGCTCGGAGGGAGGCTCGGAGGGATCAGAGGGCTCAGCTAGCTCGATGGCTCAGATGGCGAGCGGTTCATCGGCCGTGGACCGGCCGGTGATGGCGAGGAAGGCGTCCTGGAGGCTGGCGGCCGGATCGCCCGCGTAGCGGCTCTTGAGCTCGGCGGAGGTGCCCTCGGCGACGATCCGCCCGGCGTCCACGACCACGATCCGGTCGGCGAGCGCATCGGCCTCGTCCAGGTAGTGGGTGGTGAGGAAGACCGTGGTGCCGTGCTCGGCGCGGACGCGCCGCACCAGGTCCCACAGCTCGGCCCGGCTGCCGGGGTCGAGACCGGTGGTGGGCTCGTCGAGGAAGAGCACCTCGGGCCGGTTGACCAGGCCCAGCGCGATCTCCACGCGGCGGCGCTGACCGCCGGAGAGGGCCGCGGTCGGGCGGTCCATGAGCCCCGACAGACCCAGCTCACCGGCGAGTTCATCGGCGCGCCCGGCCGCCTCGCCCCGGGACATCAGATGCAAGCGGCCCTGGGTGACCAGTTCCTCGCGTACGGAGCAGGCGGGGTCCAGGCCGCCCGACTGGGCCACAGAGCCGATCCGCCGCCGCACACCCGCCGGATCGCGGAGCAGATCGCGCCCGGCGATCTCGGCCTCGCCTCCGCTGGGCGGCAGCAGGGTGGTGAGCATGCGCAGGGTCGTGGTCTTACCGGCCCCGTTGGGGCCCAGGAAGCCGAGGATCTCGCCGCGGCCGACGGTCAGATCGATACCGCGGACGGCGTGCACGGGGCCGCTGCCCAGCGAGAAGGTCCGGGTGAGGCCGCGAACGCGGATGACGGATGAGGACATGCCATCGATCACAGCACAACGCGCACCAAACTTGCAATCGACTTAAAGTTGAGAGGCGAGCGCAAGTTTGCAACGGGCTACACTGACGGGCATGAGCGAAGGACTGCGGGAACGGCACAAGCGCCGTACGCGCCGGCGGATCGCGGACGTGGCCACCGGCCTGTTCCTGGAGCGGGGCTTCGACCGGGTCACGGTCGCGGAGGTCGCCGCGGCCGCGGAGGTGTCCGTCAACACCGTCTACAACTACTTCCCGGCCAAGGAGGATCTGGTCCTGCCGCCCGACCAGGCGTCCCCGCGGCGGATCGCCGACATCGTGCGCGAGCGCCCGCCCGGCCGGTCCGCCGCGCAGGCGGTGCTGGACCGGCTGCGCGAGGAGGTGGCGCGCCGCGATCGCTCGCTGGGGCTGACCGAGGGCTTCGGCCCGTTCTTCGCGATGATGCGGGCCGCTCCCACGCTGGTCGCCCGGCTGGAGGAGCTCGGCCACCGGATGAACGACGAACTGGCCGCCGTGCTCGCCGAGGAGACCGGCACGGCGCCGGAGGATCCGCTGCCGCGTGTGGTGGCCGCCCAGATCAGCGGCTATCACTCACTCATCTTCGGCGAGATCGGCCGGCGTGTGACGGCAGGCGAGCGCCCCGACGCCATCGCCGAGGCCGTGACCGAACTCCTCGACGCCATCGAGGAGATGCTCGGCGCGCCGATGCTCGGCTACGCCGTACGGGAGGAGCGACCGTGTTCCGAGTGACCATCCGCGGGGCCTTCGAGGAGCTGGGCGAGGACGATCGTGAGGCGCTGCGCGGCGCGGTCGGCTCCTTCCAGGTGGGCTTCACCGAGGCGGGCACCTTCACCTGCGACCAGAGCCTTTCAGCGTTCACCTTCCGCTGCCAGGTGCCGGCACAGGAGCCGGACGACGGCGAGCACGAGGCGACCGAGCGTGCCATCGCGGCACTGACCGCCCATGGTTACCCCCATCGGATCCTCCGGGTCGGGGTGACGGACATGCGGAACATCAAGATCCGCCGCAACCGCCGCGGGGCGGGCGGCACGTAGCGCAGTGCCGGGTCCGGTTCCGGATCACCCTGGGGCCTGGGGCCGAGTCGTGGGCGGTGGACGCGATCCCGCGCGAGCGGCGCCATGGGGCGTCCGGCGGACCGCGCGGCAGCTTGATCGCGGTCGGAACACCGGCGCAGTGGATGACCGGGCGGACGCCCGCGCCCATCCGGGGCGGCAGGCCCGGGGTCTGGGGCGGAGCCCCAATCGAGGGAAGGGGCGGGAGGGGAACAGCCCGCCGCAGGCGCCGCGACCCGTCGGACACCCCCTGAGCACGGGGGCCGGGCCCAACTCGGGGCGGGCCCAACCCGGGGCCGACGCCCCGCCCGGCGCCGGGGCTCGTCGCAAGGCCAAAGCCCGGCGACCGGCAGGGGGCTTGCGCTCGGGCGGAATTCCACCGGAGCGGGGCCGGACCCTTGCGGATCCGGCCCCCGGATAGCGCCCCGGGCCGGGCCGGCCCCGGCAGCCGACCACGGCCTCTATCGTTACCCAGGCGTAACTTACCGCGCTATTACCGCCGGTAAACCCCCGAGTTACCGTCAGGTCACCAGCACCGGTGCTCCCCTGCCCCCACGGCACCCCCACCAGGAGCCACAGTGACCCCTGCCCGCAAAGCCCTGCGCCCCACGATGGCCGCCGCCGTCTCGGTGACCGTCCTGGCCGGCACGGCCTTCGGCCTCGCCCCCTCCGTCCAGGCCGCGGCACCGGCCCCGGCCGCCGCCACGTCCTCCGCCGCCTCCGCCTCGGGCGTCTCCTCCTCGGAAGTCTCCTCCTCGGGCGTCTCCTCCTCAGGCGTCTCCATACGGTTCGTCGACATCCCCGGCGACGGCGGCACCAAGCTGGCCGCCAACGTCGTGGCCCCCGCGGACGCCGACGCCTCCCGCCGTCTGCCCCTCGTCGTCCTGCCCACCAGCTGGTCCCTCCCCCAGGTCGAATACCTCGCCCAGGCCAAGAAGCTCGCCGAAGCCGGCTACGTGGTGCTCACCTACAACTCCCGCGGCTTCTGGCAGTCCGGCGGGCGGATCGAGACGGCCGGGCCGCCCGATATCGCCGACGCGTCCAAGGTCATCGACTGGGCGCTGGCCAACACCCCCGCCGATCCCGACCACATCGGCATGGCCGGGCTCTCCTACGGCGCCGGGATCAGCCTGCTCGCGGCCGGTGCCGATCCGCGGATCAAGGCCGTGGTGGCCATGAGCGGCTGGGCGGATCTGGTCGGCTCGATCTACAGCGGCCGCACCCAGCACGCCCAGGCCGCCGGGCTGCTCGCCGGAGCCGGGGAGCTGACCGGCCGGCCCAGCGATGAACTCCGGCAGATCCTGGACGACTTCTTCTCCTCCAACCTCGCCAAGGAACCGGAGCTGATCGCCTGGGGCAAGAAGCGGTCCCCCGCCGCCCAGCTCGACCGGATCAACGCCAATGGCGCGGCCATCATGCTGGGCAACTCCTGGGGCGACTCGATCTTCCCGCCCAACAGTTACGCCGACTTCTTCGAGAAGCTGACCGGCCCCAAGCGGCTGGAGCTGCGGCCCGGCGACCACGCCACCGCCGAGCTCACCGGGCTGCTCGGACTGCCCAACGCCACCTGGAGCCACGCCCGGCAATGGCTCGACCGCTACCTCAAGGGCGAGCGCAACGGCATCGACACACAGGCGCCGGTGCAGCTGATGTCCCGTACCGCGCACGGCGACGACTACGAGGGCTACCCCAGCTGGTCGGCCGTCCCCTCCGAGCGGCGCCGCGTCCCGCTCGCCACCACCGAGAAGATCACCGCCAATCACGACTCCGGCGCCAACGCCGGAACGGTGCTGCTGGGCGGCGCGCTCGACCAGTTCCTGAAGGTCCCGCCGCTGGCCTCGATCCCGCTGCTGCCCCGGTCCCGAGCGGCCGTCTGGCAGACCGGAACCTCCGCGCGCGAGCAGCGCGTCCGCGGCACCGTGAAGCTCCACACCACCGTGACCAGCGACCGCTCCGACGGTACGGCGGTCGCGTATCTCTACGACGTGGGTCCGCTGGGCGTCGGCAAGCTCATCACCAACGCCCCGGTCACCTTCCATGACCGCACGCCCGGCACGCCGTTCGGAGTGGACCTGGAGCTGTTCTCCACGGCGTACGACGTCCCGGCGGGCCATCGGCTGGCGCTGGTCGTCGACACCGTCGACCCGCTCTATATCGAGCACAACCCCGACGGCGCCCATCTCACCTTCTCGTCCCCGGCCGCCGACCCGTCCTACCTCACGGTCCCGGTCCGCGACTGAGGCGACTCGAGCGACGCAAGCCGTCCGGCCGCCCCGGCTCAGCCGCGGGTGTCCCCCGGCATCGGGGCGGCCGGTTCGGCGGCGGCGACCTCCACCTGGCGGGTCTTCACGCTGCGCCGCTCTCGCTTGGCCACCCAGTTGGCGAACCACGACAGCAGCATGCACATCCCGATGTAGATGGGGGAGATCACCATGACCACCGGGATGAACGGCAGATCGTAGTCGAGATTGGACGCGATCAGCTTTCCGGCGTGCAGGAACTCCTCATAGGTGATGAGGAAGCCGAGCGAGGTGTCCTTAAGGGCCACCACCAGCTGGCTGATGATGGCCGGCAGCATCGCCCGTACCCCCTGCGGCACCAGCACGGACGCCATGACCTGGGTCTTCCGCAGGCCGAGCGAGTACGCCGCCTCGCGCTGGCCGCGGTCCACCGAGTTCACCCCCGCCCGGAACACCTCGGCCAGCACCGAGCCGTTGTACAGCGTCAGCCCGGTGACCAGGGCGGGCAGCGGCTGGACCTTCAGCGCCACGAAGACGAAGAAGATCATCACCAGGACGGGCATCGCCCGGAAGAACTCCACCAGCAGCGTGGCCACCCAGCGCACCGGGCGATGCTCGGAGAGCCGCCCGGCGGCGAGCACTCCGCCGAGGGCGAGCGAGAGGACCGCCGCGATGCCGAACGCCTTGAGGGTGCCCGCGAGCCCGTTCAGCAGCAGCTCCTGGATGCCCTTGTACTCGAACGGCATCCACTTGCGGTAGCTGAACTGGCCGGTGTGGATGAGGAGGTAGATGATCCAGCCGAGCAGGGCCAGCAGCACGGCCGTCCCGGCCAGCGCGTAGATCCGGTGCCGGCGCCGGGTGTGGGGACCGGGGACGTCGTAGAGGGCCGTGGTCGAGGGGGCGGTCATCGCTGCACTCCCCAGTGCCGCTCCAGCAGGGAGAAGATCGCGCTGATGGCGAGCGTGATGATCAGATACCCGGCGGCGATCCAGACGAAGGACCAGATGATGCTGTAGCCGCGCTCATTGAGGGGTTTGTAGGTGCCGAGGAGTTCGGTGACGCTGAACGACCCGGCGATGGCCGAGTTCTTGGCGAGCGCGATCAGGGTCGATCCGATCGGCGGGATGACCGAGCGGAACGCCTGCGGCAGCACCACCGCGCTCAGCGTCTGGTCGAACGTCATGCCCAGGCTGCGGGCCGCCTCGCCCTGCCCCACCGGCACCGTGTTGATGCCCGCGCGCACCGCCTCGCAGATGAACGCCGAGGTGTAGCAGCCGAGCGCGATCACCGCGAAAACGGTGAACGGCAGCACCAGACCGAAGCGCGGCAGCCCCAGCATCACCGCGAAGAACAGCAGCGTCAGCGGGGTGTTGCGGAGCACCGTCACCCAGGCGGTACCGAAGGCGCGCAGCGAGGCGACCGGCGCCACCCGGAAGGCGGCCATCAGGATGCCGAGCGCGAGGGCGAGCAGCGAGGCGTAGACGGTCAGCTCCACGGTGCCGAGGAAGCCCTTGCCGTAGAGCGAGAAGTTCTGGGTGAGCACGTCCATGGGAAGGCCTTCAGCCGGTGCGGTAGCGGTCGATGGGGGGCGGCTTGGGGGCGGGCACACCGGAGAGGCCGAGGGTCGCCTCGTACGCCTTCCTCCAGTCGCCGTTGCGCTCATGGACCTGGATGGCGTCGTCCAGCGCGAAGCGCAGCGCGTTGTCCCGCTTAGGCACACCGATGCCGTACGGCTCCTTGGAGAAGGGCCGGCCCACCACCTTCAGCTCCTCGGGGGCCTTGGCCGCGTAGCCGAGCAGGATGGTGTTGTCGGTGGTCACCGCGTCCACCTGGAAGCTGAGCAGATTGTCCACGCATACCGAGTAGGTGTCGTACGCGACCGCGTGGGCCTTGGGGTAGTCGCTCTCGATGCGCTGCAGCGGGGTCGAGCCGGCCACCGAGCAGACCGTCCGGCCCGCGAGGTCGGCGGGGCCGTGGATGTCGTCCTCGTCGGTGCGCACCAGCAGCGACTGTCCGGCCATGAAGTACGGCCCGGCGAAGCCGACCAGCCGTTTGCGCAGCGGATTGATGGTGTAGGTGCCGACGTAGAAGTCGATCTGGCCGCTCTGCAGCGCGGTCTCGCGGTTGGCGGAGGCGATGGTCTGGAACCGGATGGTCTTCGGGGCGAAGCCGAGGGAGGCGGACATCATGCGGGCGATCTCGATGTCGAAACCCGAGTAGCGGCCGGTGGCCGGGTCCCGCTCGCCCAGATAGGGCTGGTCCTCCTTGACCCCGACGGTGAGATGGCCGCGGCGCTCGGCCCGGCGCCAGGTGGGCGAGGAGGGCAGCCGGAAGCCGGTCGCCACCTTGTAGGTGGGCAGCTTCTCGGCGCGGGGTCCCTTGGCGGGCGGGCTGCCCTCCTTGCCGCAGCCGGCCATGAGCAGCAGGGCCAGGGCCGTTGCGAGGGCGGCGGTCGCGCGGCGCAGACGCGTCATCTCCGTCATCACCGGCTCAGTGCTTGAGGATCTTGGACAGGAAGTCCCTGGCCCGCTCGCTCTCCGGGGACCTGAAGAACTCCTCCGGCGGACGGTCCTCGACGATCCGGCCGTCGGCCATGAAGACCACCCGGTTCGCGGCGGAGCGGGCGAAGCCCATCTCATGGGTGACGACGACCATCGTCATCCCTTCCTGGGCGAGCTGGCGCATCACCTCCAGCACCTCATTGATCATCTCCGGGTCGAGGGCGGAGGTGGGCTCGTCGAAGAGCATCACCTGCGGATCCATCGCCAGCGCGCGGGCGATGGCCACCCGCTGCTGCTGGCCGCCGGAGAGCTGGGCGGGGAACTTCCCGGCCTGGTCGGCGAGTCCCACCCGGTCCAGCAGCTCCAGGGCGCGCCGCTCGGCGTCCTGCTTCCCGCGGCGGCGGACCTTGGTCTGACCGAGCATCACATTGGCCGCCACGGTCCGGTGGGCGAAGAGGTTGAACGACTGGAAGACCATGCCGACCTCGGCCCGCAGCCGCGCCAGCTCCTTGCCCTCCTCGGGCAGCGGCCGGCCGTCGACGACGATGGAGCCGGACTGGACGGTCTCCAGCCGGTTGATAGTCCGGATCAGGGTGGACTTGCCGCCGCCGGAGGGGCCGATGATCACGACCACTTCGCCGCGTCCGACGGTGAGCTCGATGTCCCGCAGAACGTGCAGCGCGCCGAAGTGCTTGTTGACGCCGCGCAGCTCGATCAACGGCTCGCCGACGGCCATACTCGGCCCCACCCACCTTCCGCTGTGTCCCGGTCAGCGCAAGCTATCCGGGCAATCGCGGAGCATCGGGCACGGACACGCATCGATGGGCGGATACCGCCCGACAGGGTCTACGGGGCCGCCGCCGGGGCTCCGCCCCGGACCCCGCTCCTCAAACTCCCCCAGCTACCGCTGGGAGGTGCCCCCTGGAGGGGCTGGTCATCCCGCTATGCCTCGGCCACCTCGGCGTAGCGCCGGGAGAGTTCGGGGGCGCCGTCGGCGGCCCACTGCTGGCCGGCCTCCACGACGTCGACCTCCCGGCCCGAGGCCAGCAGCACGACGGGCCGGCCGTTGGGCCACACCTGCCAGACGGCCCCGGGGACGGTGCGGACGATGACCGTGCCGAGGTAGAGACCGGCGTCGTTGCCGAGCCAGGGGAGTTCGTCCGGGTCGTCGCGCCAGCGCGGCGCCATCTGGTCGAGCGCCTCCAGGGAGGCTGTCGAGTCATCAAGTCCGATGCCCGCGGCCGCGGCCCGCGCGCGCAGCAGCTCGCATTCGGAGAGCAGTTGGGCGACGCCCTGGGGGTCCTCCTCCTGGGCGCCCATCAGGGCCGCGCCCGAGGCGGGGCCGCGTCGCTTGCGCCAGTTGCCCAAGAAGGAGATGTTCATACGACTCAGCGTGGCATCCGCGCCACCGGCGCACCACAGGGCGCGCGGTGTGAGCTGTGACCCGATGCTGGGAGTGCGGCGCGACGCGGCGCGATACGTGACGCGGCGTGACGCGGCGTGAGACGTGACCCGTTGCTTGTCTTGACGACACCCATCGGTCTTTCTACGTTCTCCCAGCGCCTGTCGAATCACCGGTCAGGTTGGTTGCGAGAGGGGACACTTATGCGCGTCGCGAGACCCTGGACAGCCGCCGGGATCGTCGCGGGAGGTGTCACTCTCGCACTCCTCGCGCCGTCCTCCGCCGCACCGGCCAGCGTGCCGTCCCAGGCGACCCGGCCGACCCAGCCGACCCGGCCGACCCAGAAGCCGCTCCCTTTGGAGCGGCTTTTCGACAACCGGGCGGTCAGCGACGACGCCCGGCCGGGTGACGCCGACTTCGACGGCGCGGGCGCCTCGCTCTCCGCACAGGACCTGCGGGCCGCCGGCTGGACCCCGGGGCGTGGCATCGCCCTGGACGCGGCGCGGCTGACCTGGCCGCGGAGCGCGGGGGCACGGCCGGACAACGTGATCGCCGACGGACAGGCGGTGCGGCTGCGCGGGCGGGGCGAGGCGCTGACCTTTCTGGTGGCGAGCAGTTCACCGGACGGGCCCGGCGCCGGGGCGAGCGGTGTCGGCACGGTGCGCTACCGGGACGGGTCGAGCCGTCCGTACACGCTGAGCGCGCCGGACTGGCGGGCGGGCCCCGCCGCCACCAAGGCCGTCGGGCTCCCCCATCTCAACACCACCGCAGGGCAGCGGCAGGAGACGGCCCGGCTGTACGCGGTGACGGTGCCGCTGGAGCGCGGCCGGGAGGTCGCGTCGGTGGTGCTGCCGAGGGATCCGGGCCCGGCGGCCGACCTCCATGTCTTCGCCGCGTCGCTGCGGCAGCCCGCGGACGGCTGGACCGGGAGCTGGGCGGCGAGCACCGCCGGGTACACCAAGGTCGGGCCGTGGACCGATCAGACGCTACGGCTGGTGGTGCACACCAGCGCGGGCGGGCCGAGGGCCCGGGTCCGGCTGGAGAACACCTTCGCCGCATCGCCCGTGGAGATCGGCCATGCGACGGTCGCGCTCCAGGCGAGCGGCGCGGCGGCGCGGGGCGCACCGGTGCCGCTGGCCTTCGGCGGGCGGCCGGGGACGTCGGTCCCCGCGGGCGCGCAGGTGTTCAGCGATCCGGTGGACTTCCCGGTTCCGGCGGACGCCAATCTGCTGGTGAGCATCCATCTGCCGGGTCCGGTCGCGGCGGTGCCGGTGCACAGCCAGGCCACCCAGCGGTCGTATCTGAGCGCGGCGGGCAGCGGTGACCGGACCGCCGAGCCGGGCGCCGAGTCCTATACCGGCACCCTCACCACCTGGCCGTTTCTGACCGGGGTCGATGTGCGGGGCGGGCCGGGTGCGGTGGTGGCGCTCGGTGACTCGATCACCGACGGCACCAAGTCCACCAATGACGCCAACCGCCGCTGGCCGGATGTGCTCTCGCGCCGGCTGCGCGGCCAGTCCGAGATCCCGGCGTACGGCGTGCTCAACGCGGGCATCTCCGCCAACCGCGTGGTCGCCGACCGCTATCCGGGCGAGGGCGTCTCCACGGACACCGGCGGGGTCAGCGCACAGCACCGGCTGGAGCGGGATGTGCTCGCCCAGACCGGGGCCCGTACGGTCGTCGTCTTCCAGGGCATCAACGATCTGCGCTGGGGCAGCTCGGCCGAGGAGCTGATCGCGGGGCTGCGGTCGCTCGCGGCACGCATGCACGAGCGCGGGCTGCGGGTGGTCGGGGCGACCATCGCCCCGTGCGAGGGCGAGTCGCTGTGCACGGCGGACGCGGACGCGCGGCGCCAGGCCGTGAACGCCTTCCTCCGGGACAGCGGCGGGGTGTTCGACGCCGTGCTGGACTTCGACGCGGTGGTGCGGGACCCCGAGCATCCGGCGCGGATCCTGCCCGCCTACGACAGCGGGGACCATCTGCACCCGGGGGACGCGGGGTTGCGGGCGATGACGGACTCGATCGACCTGCGGAAGCTGGTGGGGTAAGGGCGCGCGTCGGGCGGGCTCCCACGCAAGCACGCGCCTCGGGGAGCTCCCGCGTCAGGGGGCTCCCCGCACAGCGCGCCCAGCCGGGTCACACCTCCAGGTCGACGACGACCGGGGCGTGGTCGGAGGCGCCCTTGCCCTTGCGCTCCTCGCGGTCCACATACGCGTCGCCGACCGCCTTGGCGAACACCTCGTTGCCGTAGACCAGGTCGATCCGCATACCGCGGTTCTTGGGGAAGCCCAGCTCGCGGTAGTCCCAGTAGGTGAAGGGGCGGTCGTACTTCAGCGGCCGCGGCACCACGTCCGACAGCCCGGCCTCGCGCAGCGCCGCCAGGGCCTCGCGCTCCAGGTCGGTCACATGGGTCAGCCCGTCGAAGGCGGAACGGTCCCAGACGTCCTCGTCGGTCGGCGCCACATTGAAGTCGCCCAGGACCGCGAAGGGGCGCTCACCGGCCGCGTCCCCGGCGACGGTCGTGCGCAGCGCCTCCAGCCAGCGGAGCTTGTAGTCGTAGTGGGGGTGGCCGATCTCCCGGCCGTTGGGCACATAGACCGACCAGAGGCGGACCGGGCCGCAGGTGGCGCCTATCGCCCGCGGCTCCTGGCCGCCGTCGTAGTCCGGGCCGCCGGGGAGGCCCACGGTGACGTCGGTGAGACCGGCCTTGGAGATCAGCGCCACTCCGTTCCACCGCCCGGTGGCGTTGACCGCGGCCTCGTAGCCGAGCTCGCGCAGCGGCTCGTACGGAAAGGCGGACTCGGCGCACTTGGTCTCCTGGACGCACAGGACGTCCGTGCCGCTGCTCTCCAGCCAGGCGAGCAGCCGGGGCAGCCGGGCGGTGATCGAATTGACGTTCCAGGTCGCGATGCGCATAGGGGACAACCTACATCCCGGCTATGACAGCCCGCCCGGCCCGCACAGGGCACCGCTCCTCGCGGGCCCCGGCCCGCACAGGACGCCGCTCCTCGCCGGCTCCGGCCCTCACAGGGTGAGGGATTCGCCCGGTGTCAGCCGCAGGTGCTCGGCGCCGCCCGTGCCCGGTCCGTCGGGGCCGAGCATGCGGCCGTAGACCATGGGCGCGAGGTCGGACAGCAGGGCGTCGTGGATGTCGACGGCCCGGCTCGGGTCGACCGCGCGGACGTAGTCGAGGACCTCGGCGAGCTTGTTCCAGGGGGCGTGCACCGGCAGCATCAGCGTGTCCACCCGCCGCCCGGCGGGCACGGTGAGCGCGTCGCCGGGGTGGAAGAGCGTGCCGTCCACCAGATAGCCCACATTGGTGATCTGCGGG
Coding sequences:
- a CDS encoding TetR family transcriptional regulator, which produces MSEGLRERHKRRTRRRIADVATGLFLERGFDRVTVAEVAAAAEVSVNTVYNYFPAKEDLVLPPDQASPRRIADIVRERPPGRSAAQAVLDRLREEVARRDRSLGLTEGFGPFFAMMRAAPTLVARLEELGHRMNDELAAVLAEETGTAPEDPLPRVVAAQISGYHSLIFGEIGRRVTAGERPDAIAEAVTELLDAIEEMLGAPMLGYAVREERPCSE
- a CDS encoding DUF6204 family protein, which encodes MFRVTIRGAFEELGEDDREALRGAVGSFQVGFTEAGTFTCDQSLSAFTFRCQVPAQEPDDGEHEATERAIAALTAHGYPHRILRVGVTDMRNIKIRRNRRGAGGT
- a CDS encoding ABC transporter permease, whose product is MTLLAHTGIVFGRCLRSTLRSKTNLFFGMLQPLLLLALFGPLLTGLDMGVSGSSWQTLVPGVLVQLALLGGSYVGLGLLMDRNFGVLDRMRVTPVSPLALLLGRTLRDVVQLVAQSVLLVLLGLAFGLRAPLPGVLLGLLFVAVLAAALSALSYGLAMNVRTAPEFAAIANTAAMPLMLLSGLLLPMTLAPGWLQGASRAVPFRYTVDAVRQVFLGHYANTTVAVGAAVTLALAALCLMGGARLFGRVRG
- a CDS encoding amino acid ABC transporter permease, with the translated sequence MTAPSTTALYDVPGPHTRRRHRIYALAGTAVLLALLGWIIYLLIHTGQFSYRKWMPFEYKGIQELLLNGLAGTLKAFGIAAVLSLALGGVLAAGRLSEHRPVRWVATLLVEFFRAMPVLVMIFFVFVALKVQPLPALVTGLTLYNGSVLAEVFRAGVNSVDRGQREAAYSLGLRKTQVMASVLVPQGVRAMLPAIISQLVVALKDTSLGFLITYEEFLHAGKLIASNLDYDLPFIPVVMVISPIYIGMCMLLSWFANWVAKRERRSVKTRQVEVAAAEPAAPMPGDTRG
- a CDS encoding ABC transporter ATP-binding protein, which codes for MSSSVIRVRGLTRTFSLGSGPVHAVRGIDLTVGRGEILGFLGPNGAGKTTTLRMLTTLLPPSGGEAEIAGRDLLRDPAGVRRRIGSVAQSGGLDPACSVREELVTQGRLHLMSRGEAAGRADELAGELGLSGLMDRPTAALSGGQRRRVEIALGLVNRPEVLFLDEPTTGLDPGSRAELWDLVRRVRAEHGTTVFLTTHYLDEADALADRIVVVDAGRIVAEGTSAELKSRYAGDPAASLQDAFLAITGRSTADEPLAI
- a CDS encoding alpha/beta fold hydrolase, whose translation is MTPARKALRPTMAAAVSVTVLAGTAFGLAPSVQAAAPAPAAATSSAASASGVSSSEVSSSGVSSSGVSIRFVDIPGDGGTKLAANVVAPADADASRRLPLVVLPTSWSLPQVEYLAQAKKLAEAGYVVLTYNSRGFWQSGGRIETAGPPDIADASKVIDWALANTPADPDHIGMAGLSYGAGISLLAAGADPRIKAVVAMSGWADLVGSIYSGRTQHAQAAGLLAGAGELTGRPSDELRQILDDFFSSNLAKEPELIAWGKKRSPAAQLDRINANGAAIMLGNSWGDSIFPPNSYADFFEKLTGPKRLELRPGDHATAELTGLLGLPNATWSHARQWLDRYLKGERNGIDTQAPVQLMSRTAHGDDYEGYPSWSAVPSERRRVPLATTEKITANHDSGANAGTVLLGGALDQFLKVPPLASIPLLPRSRAAVWQTGTSAREQRVRGTVKLHTTVTSDRSDGTAVAYLYDVGPLGVGKLITNAPVTFHDRTPGTPFGVDLELFSTAYDVPAGHRLALVVDTVDPLYIEHNPDGAHLTFSSPAADPSYLTVPVRD